One genomic window of Candidatus Omnitrophota bacterium includes the following:
- the mutL gene encoding DNA mismatch repair endonuclease MutL, with protein MNKIHVLPPEIISKIAAGEVIERPASVLKELLENSLDAQADNIEVEIKGAGKIAISIKDNGTGIAEENMEPLCSRHATSKIASIDDLYNINSLGFRGEALYSISAVADVVLSSKTKDQDSGWEIHLRGGQKLNKKPAAMSTGTKILASELFYNTPARKKFLKSNTAEMNHILDIFIPYTLLYPQASFTLTHNEKTLLDLKPAQNHIQRISKALNLAAEHIIEDTREFPRRNMSMHLALGDINIQRARKDLQFIFVNNRPVQNRTLSFHLNEIYRMLFPPGTAPFFCLYLSLPADQLDVNVHPAKREVKIKDELEVVALLRPFCESLLMTNSKAKQAQDNIFPMPQATAPVERQDTVNPTPGGIKEPAGQKQYNLSLEENIMLFKTGDIFGQKKENLKEKLKSGRYLGNFHKKYLLFESGDSLLVVDQHAAQERITFERLKSQIENGQVEVEQLINPILLKLTPAELLLWEENNKIMEKIGFQTSLWDKETLAVHSHPRLIANAEISVRNLITGENIPKLNPEIIARRACRSSVMAGFSMNPEQAEYQRSQLLACRDPFTCPHGRPTVIEIPESSLSKQFLRT; from the coding sequence ATGAATAAAATACACGTGCTCCCCCCTGAAATAATCAGCAAGATCGCCGCCGGAGAAGTTATCGAAAGGCCGGCCTCGGTATTAAAGGAATTGCTGGAAAACTCCCTGGATGCACAGGCCGATAATATCGAAGTGGAGATCAAAGGCGCGGGTAAAATAGCTATAAGCATAAAAGACAACGGTACCGGGATCGCGGAAGAAAATATGGAGCCTCTATGCTCCCGTCACGCCACCAGCAAGATCGCCAGTATCGACGATCTTTACAACATAAACTCCCTGGGGTTCCGCGGAGAAGCGCTTTACAGTATTTCCGCTGTGGCGGACGTAGTATTATCCAGCAAAACCAAAGATCAGGATAGCGGCTGGGAGATACATCTAAGGGGCGGGCAGAAGTTGAATAAAAAACCAGCTGCCATGTCCACAGGCACAAAAATACTGGCAAGCGAACTTTTCTACAACACCCCGGCCCGGAAAAAATTCCTTAAATCCAACACCGCGGAAATGAACCATATCCTGGATATATTCATCCCATATACGCTTCTATACCCGCAGGCAAGCTTCACCCTGACGCATAATGAAAAGACGCTGCTGGACCTAAAACCGGCGCAAAACCACATCCAACGAATAAGCAAAGCTTTAAACCTCGCGGCAGAACATATTATCGAAGACACGCGGGAATTCCCCCGGCGCAACATGTCTATGCATCTGGCGTTAGGCGACATCAATATTCAGCGGGCCAGAAAAGACCTGCAGTTTATCTTTGTCAATAACCGTCCGGTGCAGAACCGCACCCTAAGCTTTCATCTCAACGAGATATACCGGATGCTTTTCCCCCCGGGAACAGCCCCTTTCTTCTGTTTGTACCTGAGCCTTCCGGCGGACCAACTGGATGTTAATGTTCATCCGGCTAAACGCGAGGTGAAGATAAAGGACGAATTAGAGGTAGTAGCGCTTCTGCGGCCGTTCTGCGAAAGCTTATTGATGACCAACAGTAAAGCTAAACAAGCACAGGATAATATATTCCCGATGCCGCAAGCCACCGCTCCCGTTGAACGCCAGGATACCGTGAATCCGACGCCAGGCGGGATCAAAGAGCCCGCAGGACAAAAACAATACAACCTTTCCCTGGAAGAAAATATCATGCTTTTTAAAACCGGGGATATATTCGGACAGAAAAAAGAAAACTTAAAGGAAAAACTTAAATCCGGCAGGTACCTGGGTAACTTTCACAAAAAATACCTGCTTTTTGAATCCGGGGATTCGCTTTTGGTAGTTGATCAACACGCCGCCCAGGAACGGATCACCTTCGAAAGATTGAAATCGCAGATAGAAAACGGACAAGTCGAGGTTGAGCAATTGATCAACCCTATTCTTCTAAAACTTACCCCTGCTGAGCTGCTGCTCTGGGAAGAAAATAATAAAATTATGGAGAAGATCGGCTTTCAAACCAGCCTGTGGGATAAAGAAACCCTGGCTGTACATTCCCACCCGCGGCTGATCGCCAACGCCGAAATATCTGTGCGCAATCTTATTACCGGCGAGAATATCCCTAAATTAAATCCTGAGATCATCGCTAGAAGGGCCTGCCGGTCGTCGGTTATGGCCGGATTCTCGATGAATCCGGAGCAGGCGGAGTATCAACGCAGCCAACTGCTCGCCTGCCGGGATCCTTTCACTTGCCCGCACGGACGGCCTACGGTAATCGAGATACCGGAAAGCTCTCTAAGCAAACAATTCTTAAGGACATAA